The Brassica napus cultivar Da-Ae chromosome C7, Da-Ae, whole genome shotgun sequence genomic interval ttcggttatacctcgttggtattcttccgtaagcaatctcatgttcggatccaaatgaggtcgatcgatccaagaacgaaaataatttgaagaagacatgttttttatgaatcaaattcgtgtgtaaagagagtaagagggaggatgaagatatggagtgaatgaagaggaagagggttgcttatatttatagttgaaatcctgccgacagcccgaggaaattccgacggaaacggctagttcgtcggaatttcctcggaatttttaaatcccccaacggctctctaacggctataatatatcctcggaattccttggttttttccgaggaatacatttttcctcggtatttcataagaatattccgacggattaatatttcctcggaatttcgtcggtatattccgaggaaaccaaattttgtgtttcctcggaatatcctcggaaattcttcgggatattccgaggatttcattttccgtcggaatgtccgtcagaataccgttgttttcttgtagtgaaaatttaaaaaaattacagtaACAAAAGTTCAGTTATATTTAGAAGTGAACATTATTTAAACTttgataacaaaattaaaaataaaaactaacataAATCTAATCGCATTTTGCATGTCGCGCCACAAGTAAACGAACAGATCTTTTGTAAACATTGAAAACACtatttaaacttcaaaaatagaaaacattGGTATAATTAATAAGCAAACATATTCATAATTAAACTTCTAATGCAATTGACAAAACATAAAACCTTATTATTTGACCAAATAAATAGcaaaatttacattaaacaGAGTATCTAAGTTAGTTATTCTGTTATAGATATTTAAGATACTTATTTGAATCCTAGAATACTTTTGGAGTACATATTTGGAATTAAGTTTAGATTTGTCATAGCTTTTTGGGTTTTTAAActttcatgtatttgttttggttcaaataaaatatgaaataccATATAACAAGATCCATATAGattcagtcaaaaaaaaaaaaaaagaagatccatatagatatttatgtttgattagtttcagtttaaattcattttttcgTGACAGCTCGATACATGTTATTCggtttctttttatttgctCGCCACACCAAGCTTCATCGTATCTGGGCCCACTGATGTAAAATGGACTTTAAAACAGGCTTTATAAGGGTCAGTCAATTGATAAACTGGGCTGATAATAAAGCAAGCCCACAAGCACTCCCTTTTCATCGTATCTATTCGTAGCCACTGAAAAAGGGTAAAGAGTATTATCGCCGCTGCACTGTCTGTCTAAAAGGGTTGTTTcgtaggaagaagaagaagaagaaggagaaaatgCCAGGCGCCGTTGTTGAAGAAGTGAAGATTGAGGAAGCCATCAAAGAGCAAATGAAGCTCGAGGTTCGTTTCCCTTCCCTTgctctctcttttgtttcgatTCGTGGTCATATGACGATTGTTTCTTCTGATCTGTGTATTGAGCAGAAGGAAGATGATGTTGTCGTTGAGGATGTCAAAGACGGAGACGAAGACGATGATGTCGATGACGATGACGATGACGATGACAACGTCGATGGTATAATCTATTATCTCGATTTGATTCATTCCGTCGATGTGTTGGTTCTAGTGATGATTAgaaatggtttttatttatttatttattgaatttgtTATGTGTATTATCGTTTGTGTTTTATATAGACTCTGTTAATACTATATAAAGTCTTGTGGTTATGTTGTTGTGACTTGTGTTGTACTTATTTTTCAAGGAGCTGGTGACAATGAGAGCTCTAAACAAAGTAGGAGCGAGAAGAAAAGCCGCAAAGCTATGCTGAAACTCGGAATGAAACCTGTCACTGATGTTAGCAGAGTGACTATCAAGAGATCAAAGAATGTAatgaccattttttttttgtttaattaatccTATCTTTCTTGAAAACCAATGTTTGATTCTTGCATATCCCCTCTTCAGGTTTTGTTTGTCATCTCGAAGCCGGATGTGTTCAAGAGTCCCAACTCTGAGACCTATGTCATATTCGGCGAGGCCAAGATAGATGATATGAGCTCTCAGCTACAAGCTCAAGCTGCTCAGAGGTTTAAGATGCCGGATGTTGCGTCGATGATCCCCCCTAACGCTGAAGCAGCCGCGGTTGCGCAAGAGGAAgacgaagatgatgatgatgttgatgaGACCGGTGTTGAAGCCAAGGATGTTGAGCTCGTGATGACTCAGGCTGGTGTTTCCAAGGCCAAAGCCACTAAGGCTCTTAAAGCCAACGATGGAGATATTGTTTCCGCCATCATGGAACTCACTACATAGGTTGAGTTCTCGCACTTGTCCTCTTTTCATTATTAAACGTCTCATTTCTCGAACATTGTTTGTGTTCCGCCACTTTAAACGCTATTTTTCTCCTCTACTTTAGAGTCACAGTTGCACAAGTACCACATGATGATAACTTGTTTGTCACTGAACTTAATCTCCTGCTTTAAACAATCTCGATGTTTAGTGAGGCTTGCTTGTTTCTTTTGTCGATCATCCCATCTGATACAATGATAAAAACCAACTTTTTCtgttagaaagaaagaaacctcTTGTGTATCATTGGTGAGGAGATGGGGATAACAGATTAATGAATGAGTAGTTACCATATCTGTGCTTTTCTGTTCAGCTCATCATTCACTAAGTTTCTCTCTACCAAACATGTGGAGGAGAGCACCTTAGAGGTCTAGGCTCAAAAACTTGAAGAGTGATAGGGGAAAGTCGGATTGTTCTCTAGGCTTAGAGGTCTGCTACTTCTGAAGAAGCCAACCAAGCTCGTTCAAGAAGCACACAATCTCTTCTCTTGATGTGGGACAGCGATCAAGGTCTACGCTTGTTCTTCTGTTATATCTTCGACTTTTGGGGTGAAACTCCTCTTCGAGGCGATGTAACTCTTTGCAGATGGATGCATTGGCAGTTATCGATGGAAAACTGTCACCGCTAAACCCATTCTCCACCTGTATACAAATAAGACGTTAAGCATCTCTAGATTGACAAAGAAAGCTATTAAATTAAGTTATATGATGTCACACCTAAATGAAACAGCGTCTAAGAAAACCAGGTTGTGCATTTGTGTACATGTGGAAAGGTGATTAGTTCGAAACCTGCCATCTCACATATATCTACTTTTGTAGCCATACAACATGAATATCTAATTATCATTGCGTACAAACGGATTCACTGGATACccagattatcaaaaaaaaaatctgataacAATGGATCATGTCCGGGGAAAATGTATCATGTATCCAATTATGAAAATAtgatcatttaaatttaatcaatcattaataaatttgaaattgtttctttattattggatattgtatttttttttcatttgcttAAAACTTAAATAACTAATAATTGATTTTGAAATTTCAAGAAACTATATAGATATATACTAATGTTTTGAATTTCCATGTTTCATGAAAGacaactaaaaatttaaaaatttattgaaaactaaatcaaaatttaataaatcttaTTTCAACTAAAATTCgttttaatttggttttgattttttttttttataatggtgaAATTATTTTCCTATactgttaaatattttttgcaaTAAAGCTAGAATTTGTCTGCATCGATCATTTCTTCCAAGTGTATTTATCTGACACAAAATTTGGACCCATTATGTTCTTCATGTTCCATCTTTTCTCAAGAATTGTAGAGTTTTAGGGTCAATCACACGTTGCTACATTGGCctatataaatatactattGTAGAAGGTGACTATAGCTTCTAAAGACCGACACATTTCCTCTCTAAATGTGGTTATGGGGCTCACTTGATAAAACCAAGTAAACAGAGTCTCTCATGTTTGATTAATTTTGGGTCCATAGATAATAACTGAGAAACTATTATATATGATTTGCAGGAGAATGTTTGTTTCCCATATGATTTTCTAATAGATATGTTTATGGTCAATGAagactagtatatatattgcaATAGCAATAAGGAGAAGGAATGGTCAAAGTCCATGCACGTCAATATTTTAGAGGAAGAAAAAATTGAATCCAACTCAAatgattgttaaaaaaaattaaaaaaaattgaatgaaaCGACTCATTTGCGTCAAGGTGATCTACTATCTTGATTTGGTTAGATGATGATGAATCCATTTGTATATAAGATGAAAGAGTCGAGGCCGATTCAGTTCAGTGATCAAATACATGATTAAGCGCAGTCCAATAATACAAATTGAATTGTTAAAAACGACATCATTATCAGAAATAGCTAATTAACAGTTTAACTCTAaggtatctatactattaaagcaggatcctattattttttttatcttagcaTGCCCTTTttttactaacattgcatgtttcattagggacaatcaagtaatattaataacacatctatattgggccatattttttggatccagcccactgtccacatcagatctctcttggaCCATTTGAACCAATTAAGAAATCAAATctaattctcacattttttttttctttaggccATTTAgtccaaattcaaaaaaaaaaatttcaaccattcttaatttttttttattttcttaatataatttaagcattcataaaaaaaaattgattttttcattgaaaagtataaatctttattaaaagtatataattatttttattaaaaatattaaccacataataaaa includes:
- the LOC106399100 gene encoding nascent polypeptide-associated complex subunit alpha-like protein 4, whose amino-acid sequence is MPGAVVEEVKIEEAIKEQMKLEKEDDVVVEDVKDGDEDDDVDDDDDDDDNVDGAGDNESSKQSRSEKKSRKAMLKLGMKPVTDVSRVTIKRSKNVLFVISKPDVFKSPNSETYVIFGEAKIDDMSSQLQAQAAQRFKMPDVASMIPPNAEAAAVAQEEDEDDDDVDETGVEAKDVELVMTQAGVSKAKATKALKANDGDIVSAIMELTT